DNA from Thermococcus sp. EP1:
TTTCTCATTATTCCTCTTCTGAATAAAAGAGCCCTCACTTCACTGTCTAGCATAGAGTCTGTCCGATTTCCTCTCCGTATATAATATTTACGAGTACTTGTGTCCATATGAGGAGCTTTTGGACTTTTCTTAACTCTTACAACTACATATGCCTTTGAATTATCATTCTCGTCATCAATGACAATAATTTCATAACCCTCAAGTTTTGGATCCGTGTTTGTATCTATAACCTGTGCTATTTGTTCCTTAATCCCTGGTCGCTTTTCAATTGGAGTTAACCTTGCGGCTGTGCTATTTTGCTCCTCTATCCCTATAACTAATTCTCCTCCTTCAGCATTGGCAAATGCAACAACTTCCTTCACAATCTTATTCGCTGGTCGAGGTAATTCTTTCTTAAATTCCAAATACATATTTTCCTCTACGTTGTTTTCAACTAATCTTTTGATATCCTCAAAAGTCCCAATATTTGGCACCAGGTATCACCACCTAATTCCCACTCCTTACACTATCTTCTGGTTGAATTTGGGCAATCTACCATGCTTCCTATAATACTCCATCAAAAGAGCTCTTTCTCTTTGCCTCGCTTTCTCTAAACTTCCTGTCTTTTCATACCTAAAATAAGATGCTCCCACTATAGGATCCGGACCTCTTGGAAAGTGTGCTAAAAGCCTACTTCTGAGTTTCCCGCTTCCAATATAAATCGTTCCTTTGGCTGCATTAGCAATTTCATATGCCCCATATACATTTGGAACCTTTTTGACATTCTCTTTGTTAAATCTAATCCATCGTTTAAAAATGCCCGTTCATATCACCTCCCGATAGATTAATTTCATAACTACTTATTGCATTCTATATAAATAAACTTTATGTTGTTCATGATTATTACTCGAAAAAATATTAAAGTTTTGCTTTCTAATGTTTAAAAGAAGAAAGGCGATAAGTATGGAGTAAATCAAATCATGATTTCTCGTCCGTCAAGTTCACGGTTAAATGCCTTAGTGATGCAGAGTTTCACCTTCCCCTTCTCCTTCTTGAGCTCTATTATCGTTGTAGCAATCTCTTCAATCATGGTGAGTGGATTTGGAACAATGCCTGCCAGAATATCCTTGTTCACGAAATAGAACGAAATCCTGCGAGTGTCTCCTAAGAAAGTCCCAAGAACATTAGCAAGCGGAATTGCCTCATTTCTTCTTAAAATAATATACCTCTCAATTCCAAATAAGAACGCGGCAGTGAACTTTT
Protein-coding regions in this window:
- a CDS encoding helix-turn-helix domain-containing protein; amino-acid sequence: MPNIGTFEDIKRLVENNVEENMYLEFKKELPRPANKIVKEVVAFANAEGGELVIGIEEQNSTAARLTPIEKRPGIKEQIAQVIDTNTDPKLEGYEIIVIDDENDNSKAYVVVRVKKSPKAPHMDTSTRKYYIRRGNRTDSMLDSEVRALLFRRGIMRNLLIEIESNKELIIKTITFVDELLRRKPKDRKPFLFIPLKDEAWRSFIYSGYSYITPPEILNKLINAYNLIHEVNSIIESANIRESTDVTTPIDENPPDIGEYVPSLIKEKLEKVSGALNGIEELLKSI